Proteins encoded in a region of the Stieleria neptunia genome:
- a CDS encoding WD40 repeat domain-containing protein codes for MIALSSHRDTCDPNGGSCIDVWDNLSGDLLRSLERPGETIHAFAYDASTDTLLVASGPMRAATRRASTRGAAPVPVPDKPVPVPDKPVPAAHDVIRRIDLESGEVLATLSGVSVPIAKLACSQDGTTLVAIDSNSKAYVWDLQTNAKQKEFPLSLRRPIGSLHLSHTGGHLMIASPSRLSIYDTATGKKKPLQVNGRDIQMRFADNKTDVVGSWIPNGAENDGAVRVFVNQSLESILADGLRKPTREEPDAEYILPAGDRNLAVKSPFHSARILDGLSSRLALHPRFDRKGSMVLAPTDKACLLRWDLSTPPADENHFRLPPPNVVPPK; via the coding sequence GTGATCGCGCTCAGCTCCCATCGCGACACCTGTGATCCCAACGGAGGTAGCTGCATTGACGTCTGGGACAACCTGTCTGGCGACCTGTTGCGATCGCTCGAACGCCCTGGTGAAACCATTCACGCGTTCGCCTACGATGCAAGCACCGACACGCTGCTGGTTGCGAGCGGCCCCATGCGGGCCGCGACACGTCGGGCTTCAACACGTGGGGCTGCACCGGTCCCAGTCCCTGACAAGCCGGTCCCAGTCCCTGACAAGCCGGTCCCCGCCGCGCACGACGTGATCCGACGGATCGATCTGGAATCGGGGGAGGTTCTCGCGACCCTTTCGGGTGTTTCCGTCCCCATCGCGAAACTCGCCTGTTCACAAGACGGAACGACTCTTGTCGCGATCGACTCAAACAGCAAAGCGTACGTCTGGGATCTCCAAACCAACGCCAAGCAGAAGGAGTTCCCACTCTCGTTGCGGCGTCCGATCGGTTCCCTGCATCTCAGTCACACGGGAGGGCATCTGATGATCGCGTCACCCTCCAGATTGTCAATTTATGATACGGCGACCGGCAAAAAAAAGCCGCTGCAAGTCAATGGCAGGGACATCCAGATGCGTTTTGCCGACAACAAGACCGACGTGGTCGGCAGTTGGATCCCCAACGGCGCCGAGAATGATGGGGCTGTGCGTGTCTTTGTCAATCAGAGCCTAGAATCGATTCTCGCCGACGGACTGCGAAAACCGACACGTGAAGAACCCGATGCGGAGTACATCCTTCCGGCCGGTGACAGGAACCTGGCCGTCAAGTCGCCCTTCCACTCGGCAAGAATCCTTGATGGCTTGTCGTCTCGCCTGGCGTTGCACCCGCGGTTTGATCGGAAAGGCTCGATGGTGCTCGCGCCCACCGACAAAGCCTGCTTGTTACGATGGGACCTTTCGACACCGCCAGCGGACGAGAACCATTTTCGGCTTCCGCCGCCCAATGTCGTTCCCCCGAAATAG